The Saprospiraceae bacterium genome includes a window with the following:
- a CDS encoding helix-turn-helix transcriptional regulator encodes MRGTKVTFDNDKLHYSSELMRALAHPLRLKILEFIDQNKSINVNKIYSNLDLEQSITSQHLKILRMSGVVSVEVTGKFHIYYINYDVINKASFAVNKFVGKA; translated from the coding sequence ATGAGAGGTACAAAGGTTACTTTCGACAATGATAAGTTGCATTATTCGTCGGAGTTGATGAGAGCACTAGCTCACCCACTGAGATTAAAAATTTTGGAGTTTATTGATCAAAATAAATCAATAAATGTCAACAAAATTTACAGCAATCTCGATTTAGAACAAAGTATTACTTCTCAGCATCTCAAAATTTTGAGAATGTCTGGAGTAGTGTCGGTAGAAGTTACCGGTAAGTTTCATATTTATTATATCAACTATGATGTAATAAATAAAGCAAGTTTTGCTGTAAATAAATTTGTTGGCAAAGCTTAA
- a CDS encoding PDZ domain-containing protein — protein MNKKLKVLIFSISVLSGIAAVNINSDKLFEISKNLEIFISVYRELNTNFVDDLDPGTMMRKAIDAMTNTLDPYTNFVSESQIESYWINEDEKYQGIGAKVALVENKLKVIEPYEGGPAIKAGLKAGDQIVGIDGINIENKKLDEINAILRGLPGTALKLKVIPNGKSSPEDINLVRGEVNIPNVPYSGFVTDDVGYISLTVFTNNASNNISKALKELKEKNPNMSGVILDLRQNGGGLLHEAVNICNLFVPQGEVVVTTKGKVKERDQTYKTIVPPLDLDLPLAVLIDKRSASASEIVSGVIQDMDRGVLIGQRSFGKGLVQNTKELPYNARLKLTISKYYIPSGRCIQGVEYENGEPKDIPDSQRSKFKTKNGRLVLDGGGVTPDIKTEARSLLPITQALIDKYVIYEFANEYCKNKDSIEKVGTFEFKDFEAFSKFTKKQGFEYELPEEKHLKEAIKSLEASANKSEIREIQQTLERIKSNKINDFNMAKEQITDELEKEIITRYYHQKGKVMQTLDDDADVKKAIEILRDSKKYKSILSTK, from the coding sequence ATGAACAAAAAATTAAAAGTCCTGATATTTAGTATTTCAGTATTGTCTGGGATAGCGGCTGTCAACATCAATAGCGACAAACTATTTGAGATAAGTAAGAATCTTGAAATCTTCATCAGCGTATATCGAGAGTTGAACACCAATTTTGTCGATGATCTGGACCCTGGTACTATGATGAGAAAGGCCATAGACGCGATGACAAACACATTGGATCCATATACAAATTTCGTGTCTGAATCCCAAATAGAAAGTTATTGGATCAATGAAGATGAAAAATACCAGGGTATAGGTGCTAAAGTGGCACTTGTAGAAAATAAACTTAAAGTGATCGAACCTTATGAAGGAGGCCCGGCTATCAAAGCAGGGCTGAAAGCCGGTGATCAGATTGTTGGTATAGATGGAATCAATATTGAAAATAAAAAACTGGATGAAATTAATGCTATATTGAGAGGATTGCCAGGAACAGCTCTCAAACTGAAAGTAATTCCCAACGGGAAATCATCTCCTGAAGATATAAACCTTGTGAGAGGAGAAGTAAATATACCCAATGTACCATATTCAGGATTTGTTACCGATGACGTAGGATATATTTCATTGACTGTCTTTACAAATAATGCAAGTAACAATATCTCTAAAGCACTTAAGGAATTGAAAGAAAAAAACCCAAATATGTCCGGTGTTATACTTGATCTCAGACAAAATGGAGGAGGTCTTTTGCATGAGGCAGTGAACATCTGTAACCTTTTTGTTCCACAAGGTGAAGTTGTAGTCACTACCAAAGGAAAAGTAAAGGAAAGAGACCAGACTTATAAAACTATAGTGCCACCGTTAGATCTCGATTTGCCACTTGCTGTCCTTATTGACAAAAGATCAGCTTCCGCATCAGAAATTGTTTCGGGAGTCATACAGGATATGGACAGGGGTGTATTGATCGGACAAAGATCATTCGGCAAGGGCCTGGTTCAGAATACTAAAGAATTGCCATACAATGCCAGACTTAAATTGACTATCTCAAAATACTATATACCGAGCGGTCGATGTATCCAGGGTGTCGAATATGAAAACGGCGAACCAAAAGATATACCTGATAGTCAAAGATCAAAATTTAAAACAAAAAATGGAAGATTAGTCCTTGATGGAGGTGGTGTCACTCCCGATATCAAAACAGAAGCAAGAAGTTTGTTGCCAATCACCCAGGCTCTGATAGATAAATATGTGATTTATGAATTTGCCAATGAATACTGTAAAAATAAAGATAGTATCGAAAAAGTAGGTACATTTGAATTTAAGGATTTTGAAGCATTTTCAAAATTTACTAAGAAACAAGGCTTTGAATATGAATTGCCGGAAGAAAAACACCTGAAAGAGGCTATCAAATCTCTCGAAGCATCTGCAAACAAATCTGAAATCAGAGAAATTCAACAAACACTTGAACGGATTAAATCCAATAAAATCAACGATTTTAATATGGCTAAGGAGCAAATTACAGATGAGTTGGAAAAAGAAATCATCACCAGATACTATCATCAAAAAGGAAAAGTAATGCAAACACTGGATGATGACGCCGATGTAAAGAAAGCCATAGAAATTCTCAGAGATTCTAAAAAGTATAAGTCCATATTATCAACAAAGTAG
- the tsaB gene encoding tRNA (adenosine(37)-N6)-threonylcarbamoyltransferase complex dimerization subunit type 1 TsaB gives MAFILQLETSTDVCSVAISASGSTISMVESVEPNSHTEKLTLLIIECLAKAEISIKNLHAVCISDGPGSYTSLRVGSSVAKGICYSLKIPLIAIDSLFILARGIDYPTILPEDYIIPMIDARRMEVYTAFFKGNLTQITSTQSLIIEEDILHIYKGENSTFHLCGNGAKKYFEKHYSDNVRLFHTRTSADYMSKTAFEYYENKQFQDLAYYTPNYLKSPNITKSSKNILL, from the coding sequence ATGGCATTCATTTTACAGCTTGAAACATCGACTGATGTTTGTTCTGTGGCAATTTCAGCTTCCGGATCTACAATTTCAATGGTGGAATCAGTAGAGCCCAACAGTCATACAGAAAAACTAACCTTGCTTATTATTGAATGCCTTGCAAAGGCAGAAATCTCAATAAAAAATCTCCATGCCGTATGTATCAGTGACGGACCCGGATCTTATACCTCTCTAAGAGTGGGATCATCGGTAGCAAAGGGTATTTGTTATTCATTAAAGATTCCATTGATTGCTATAGATAGTCTGTTCATTTTGGCACGTGGCATAGATTACCCAACAATATTACCAGAAGACTATATAATTCCAATGATCGATGCCCGACGGATGGAAGTATATACTGCATTTTTTAAAGGCAATCTAACCCAAATAACATCTACTCAATCATTAATAATTGAAGAAGACATACTCCATATATATAAAGGTGAAAATAGTACTTTCCATCTTTGCGGAAATGGTGCCAAAAAGTACTTTGAAAAACATTATTCTGACAATGTAAGATTATTTCATACCCGGACTTCAGCAGACTACATGTCAAAAACAGCATTTGAATATTATGAAAATAAACAATTTCAGGACTTGGCGTACTACACTCCTAACTATCTGAAGTCTCCGAATATCACAAAATCTTCAAAGAATATTTTATTATAA
- a CDS encoding helix-turn-helix transcriptional regulator gives MRNKKNETVILKKGGKEVQLDYADLRKAVLVLRAVNHKLRQRIIDLLEDGETMTVTDIYIKLRLEQSVASQHLAILRRAGVVATDRQGKFIYYSLDKERLGQISSLVEDLTN, from the coding sequence ATGAGAAATAAGAAAAACGAAACCGTTATTTTAAAAAAAGGAGGCAAGGAAGTTCAATTAGATTATGCTGACCTGAGAAAAGCAGTATTAGTCCTTAGAGCTGTAAACCATAAGCTTCGACAAAGAATTATCGATCTTCTTGAAGATGGTGAGACAATGACTGTTACTGATATCTATATCAAGTTGAGGCTTGAACAATCTGTAGCATCTCAGCATCTGGCAATCTTAAGAAGAGCTGGTGTGGTAGCAACTGACCGTCAGGGTAAATTTATCTATTATTCCCTTGACAAGGAAAGATTAGGTCAAATTTCATCTTTGGTTGAGGATTTAACCAATTAA